A single window of Agelaius phoeniceus isolate bAgePho1 chromosome 16, bAgePho1.hap1, whole genome shotgun sequence DNA harbors:
- the LOC143695344 gene encoding uncharacterized protein LOC143695344, which produces MISHMDQKEELWFSHLCAYRGKSESSPCAAEDGIVSKKEKNPHQGIPGPAELEVSLSGLSKENNSQSPAQDPVIPWSSGRAQRPLEKRQSRVMLRGKSFRKLPDVIQQRNSSVGRPMVCGDCGKSFRVSSNLVQHRRIHTGEKLFPCTECGERFRQLSHLTQHQRMHSGQRPCECSECGKSFLWRPALLRHRRVHSGERPYACTDCGHSFGQSARLSQHRRTHNGDRPHRCTDCGRGFA; this is translated from the exons ATGATCTCCCACATGGATCAGAAGGAGGAACTGTGGTTCTCCCACCTCTGCGCCTACCGAGGGAAGTCCGAGAGCAGCCCTTGTGCAG CTGAAGATGGGATTGTGAGCAAAAAAGAGAAGAATCCCCACCAAGGCATccctgggccagcagagctggaggttTCACTCTCAGGTCTCTCCAAGGAGAACAATTCCCAGAGTCCTGCACAGGACCCAGTCATCCCATGGAGCTCAGGAAGGGCTCAGAGGCCTCTGGAGAAGAGGCAAAGCCGAGTGATGCTGCGTGGGAAAAGTTTCAGGAAGCTGCCAGATGTCATCCAGCAGAGAAATTCCTCTGTGGGGAGGCCGATGGTATGTGGGGACTGCGGGAAGAGCTTCCGTGTGAGTTCCAACCTCGTCCAGCACCGgaggatccacactggagaGAAACTCTTCCCGTGCACCGAGTGTGGGGAGCGTTTCCGGCAGCTCTCCCATCTGACCCAGCACCAGAGGATGCACTCGGGGCAGAGACCCTGCGAGTGCtccgagtgcgggaagagcttcctGTGGCGGCCGGCCCTGCTGCGGCACCGGCGGGTGCACAGCGGGGAGCGGCCGTACGCCTGTACCGACTGCGGGCACAGCTTCGGGCAGAGCGCCCGCCTCAGCCAGCACCGCCGCACCCACAACGGGGACCGGCCCCACCGCTGTACCGACTGCGGGAGGGGCTTCGCGTGA